In Arthrobacter sp. SLBN-112, a genomic segment contains:
- a CDS encoding DUF1003 domain-containing protein gives MAALADNSAPKNPTQRNVAKAEAKGSLDTPLSGRQRILPTFRPDPDAFGHATEGFARFMGTPQFLVYMTIFCIFWLGWNTWAPAEWQFDSRDLGFTLLTLMLSLQASYAAPLLLLAQNRQDDRDRVSLQQDRQRAERNLSDTEYLTRELASLRIALREVATRDYVRAELRSLLEDMLEAQEELRTHDDSGHGSHESPRDKVKDKLREQRDRQRGPRTQQIPRVKPGHSTNER, from the coding sequence GTGGCCGCATTGGCTGATAACAGCGCTCCGAAGAACCCCACCCAGCGGAACGTGGCCAAAGCGGAAGCGAAAGGCAGTCTTGACACGCCACTGAGCGGCCGGCAGCGGATCCTGCCAACGTTCCGCCCCGACCCTGACGCCTTCGGGCACGCCACCGAGGGTTTTGCCCGGTTCATGGGTACACCGCAGTTCCTGGTGTACATGACGATTTTCTGCATCTTCTGGCTGGGCTGGAACACCTGGGCCCCTGCGGAGTGGCAGTTCGACTCAAGGGACCTCGGCTTCACCCTGCTGACCCTGATGCTCTCGCTCCAGGCCTCCTACGCGGCGCCCCTGCTGCTGCTCGCCCAGAACCGGCAGGACGACCGTGACCGCGTATCGCTGCAGCAGGACAGGCAACGCGCGGAACGCAACCTGTCCGATACTGAATACCTCACCCGCGAACTTGCTTCCCTGCGGATCGCGCTGCGTGAGGTTGCCACCCGCGACTACGTCAGGGCAGAGCTGCGCTCACTCCTTGAGGACATGCTGGAGGCACAAGAGGAACTCCGGACGCACGACGACTCCGGCCACGGTTCGCATGAGTCGCCCCGGGACAAGGTAAAGGACAAACTGCGTGAGCAGCGGGACCGGCAGCGCGGGCCCCGTACCCAGCAGATTCCCCGGGTTAAGCCCGGCCATTCCACCAATGAACGCTAG
- a CDS encoding magnesium transporter MgtE N-terminal domain-containing protein yields the protein MSTTPTRVFVARLLGLDVFDPLGDRLGRLRDVVVLSRGTQGAPHVVGIVVEVPGKKRVFVPMTRITSIDQTQIICTGLVNLRRFEQRGAETLVVAEMFDRRVTLRDGSGDATIEDIAMDQHRSRDWFVSKLFVRRGHSLSPLSRLRRNETLIIDWADAQQGPRTEPQAATQFVANHEDLKPADFAEALQEMSDKRRFEVASELQDERLADVLQELPEDDQVEILSALDVQRAADVLEEMDPDDAADLLGELPSAQAEELLQLMEPEGAEDVRRLLEYDEDTAGGLMTPVPVILPPEATVAEALAHVRREELSPALASSIFIARPPLETPTGRFLGVVHIQQLLRFPPFEALGNLVDKNLEPLSDQAHISEVARTLATYNLNSLPVVNDAGRLVGAVTVDDVLDHLLPDDWRAHDGEAPIRRLGGRIG from the coding sequence GTGAGCACAACACCTACCCGTGTCTTCGTGGCACGCCTCCTGGGCCTGGATGTCTTCGACCCCTTGGGCGACCGCCTGGGCCGGCTGCGCGATGTTGTTGTGCTGTCCCGGGGAACCCAGGGAGCGCCGCACGTGGTGGGTATCGTGGTGGAAGTTCCGGGGAAGAAACGCGTCTTCGTGCCCATGACCCGCATCACCTCGATCGACCAGACACAGATCATCTGCACCGGCCTGGTCAACCTGCGCCGGTTCGAACAGCGCGGAGCGGAAACGCTGGTGGTGGCGGAGATGTTCGACCGGCGGGTCACGCTGCGGGACGGCAGCGGCGACGCCACGATTGAAGACATCGCCATGGACCAGCACCGGTCCCGGGACTGGTTCGTCAGCAAGCTCTTTGTCCGCCGCGGACACTCGCTGTCCCCGCTCAGCCGGCTGCGCCGCAACGAGACCCTGATCATTGACTGGGCCGACGCCCAACAGGGTCCGCGCACCGAGCCGCAGGCAGCCACCCAGTTCGTGGCCAACCACGAGGACCTCAAGCCGGCGGACTTCGCCGAGGCTCTTCAGGAGATGAGCGACAAGCGCCGCTTCGAGGTGGCAAGCGAACTTCAGGACGAGCGGCTGGCAGACGTCCTCCAGGAACTGCCGGAGGACGACCAGGTGGAAATCCTCTCCGCGCTGGATGTCCAGCGCGCCGCCGACGTCCTCGAAGAGATGGATCCTGACGACGCCGCGGACCTCCTTGGTGAGCTCCCCTCCGCCCAGGCCGAGGAACTGCTGCAGCTGATGGAACCCGAAGGCGCCGAGGACGTGCGCCGCCTGCTCGAATACGACGAGGACACCGCGGGCGGCCTGATGACGCCCGTGCCCGTTATCCTGCCGCCCGAAGCAACCGTGGCCGAGGCCCTGGCCCACGTCCGGCGCGAGGAGCTCTCCCCCGCGCTTGCGTCGTCGATCTTCATTGCCAGGCCGCCGCTGGAAACGCCCACGGGCCGTTTCCTGGGCGTGGTGCACATCCAGCAGCTGCTCCGTTTCCCGCCGTTCGAGGCGTTGGGAAACCTCGTGGACAAGAACCTTGAGCCGTTGTCAGACCAGGCCCACATCAGCGAGGTGGCCCGGACCCTGGCCACCTATAACCTGAACTCCCTCCCGGTGGTCAATGACGCCGGCCGGCTCGTGGGGGCGGTGACTGTTGATGACGTATTGGATCACTTGTTGCCGGACGACTGGCGCGCCCATGATGGCGAAGCCCCGATAAGAAGGCTCGGTGGCCGCATTGGCTGA
- a CDS encoding general stress protein, with the protein MSNIFGAPKTGGPNGPDDARAVPTGDTVGSYTSYLDAQKAVDYLADQQFPVQMVSIVGNELKMVERVTGRLSYPRVALSGALSGMWFGLFVGVMLSFFAPSPGYFSIMTSVLMGAAFFMLFGIVTYAMQRGKRDFTSTSQVVATSYDVIVAPEAAHEARRLLQQLPMSRSDAASGHGPYTQHDYYNQPYQQQHQPGEEQHPGQGPDRPAGWTDPYGQRPPAAPAQEGHGYPDAESQQQVGQQHDDGQQQPAQPVRAVRYPDLPDGRPQYGVRLPQGPAADDAQHGSAAPEDTHEAAAHSATGHNPEHPAGQYGPDDDQRRGGSGQ; encoded by the coding sequence ATGTCCAACATATTTGGTGCTCCCAAGACCGGCGGCCCCAACGGACCGGATGACGCCCGGGCCGTACCCACCGGTGACACCGTAGGCTCCTACACCTCCTATCTCGACGCCCAGAAGGCGGTTGACTACCTGGCGGACCAGCAGTTCCCGGTCCAGATGGTGTCCATCGTGGGCAATGAACTGAAGATGGTGGAGCGGGTGACGGGGCGCCTGAGTTACCCCAGGGTGGCCCTTTCGGGTGCCCTGAGCGGCATGTGGTTCGGCCTGTTCGTAGGGGTCATGCTGTCCTTCTTCGCTCCTTCGCCCGGCTACTTCTCGATCATGACGTCGGTGCTGATGGGTGCTGCATTCTTCATGCTCTTCGGCATCGTCACGTACGCGATGCAGCGGGGCAAGCGGGACTTCACCTCCACCAGCCAGGTGGTGGCCACGAGCTATGACGTCATCGTGGCACCCGAGGCAGCCCACGAGGCCCGCCGCCTGCTGCAGCAGCTGCCGATGTCCCGCTCGGACGCGGCGTCCGGCCATGGCCCATACACACAGCATGATTACTACAACCAGCCGTACCAGCAGCAGCACCAGCCCGGTGAGGAGCAGCACCCGGGCCAGGGCCCGGACCGGCCTGCCGGCTGGACCGATCCCTATGGCCAGCGGCCGCCTGCCGCGCCGGCGCAGGAAGGCCATGGTTACCCGGACGCCGAAAGCCAGCAGCAGGTTGGACAGCAGCACGACGACGGGCAGCAGCAGCCGGCGCAGCCGGTCAGGGCGGTGCGTTACCCCGACCTGCCGGATGGCCGCCCGCAGTATGGCGTCCGGCTGCCGCAGGGCCCCGCGGCCGACGACGCGCAGCACGGCTCAGCCGCCCCGGAAGACACCCACGAGGCGGCCGCCCACTCCGCCACGGGACACAACCCGGAGCACCCTGCCGGGCAGTACGGTCCGGATGACGATCAGCGCCGCGGCGGCAGCGGACAGTAG
- a CDS encoding aminopeptidase P family protein: MNDADNTLNSASQPLEERVNNRSQRPSSNAFKAFMASNWAPSSQELPQRDAVARYAATRRKAISAQFKGERLVIPAGPPKVRSNDCDYRFRPHSGFAHLTGLGLDHEPDAVLVLDPVEEGNGDDGGSHRATLYFRPLAGRDTEQFYADSRSGEFWIGARPTLEEFEARLGLPTAHIDQLETAITKDVGAPEIGGISIRLVRKVDENIDALVDTARYNTAKDPENLDLEVLDALDEKLSEALSELRLLKDEWEIEQMKTAVSATVEGFEEVVKALPRALTHARGERVVEGAFFARAREVGNELGYDTIAASGNNATVLHWTRNTGRIHAGDLLLLDAGVEADSLYTADITRTIPAGGTFSDIQRKVYEAVLDAADAGFAAAQPGTKFRDIHTAATTVLAERLAEWGLLPVSVEEAISPEGQQHRRWMPHGTSHHLGLDVHDCAQAKRELYLDGILAEGMVFTIEPGLYFKKEDLAIPEEYRGIGVRIEDDVLMTADGPLNLSAALPRKPEDIEDWMAGIYRTEEA, translated from the coding sequence GTGAACGATGCCGATAACACCCTGAATTCTGCTTCCCAGCCGCTGGAGGAGCGCGTCAACAACCGCTCGCAGCGGCCCAGTTCCAACGCTTTCAAAGCCTTCATGGCCAGCAACTGGGCACCGTCCAGCCAGGAACTTCCCCAGCGCGACGCCGTCGCCCGCTACGCCGCAACCCGGCGCAAGGCGATCTCCGCCCAGTTCAAAGGCGAACGGCTGGTCATCCCCGCGGGACCGCCCAAGGTCCGCTCCAACGACTGCGATTACCGCTTCCGCCCGCATTCGGGATTCGCGCACCTGACCGGTCTTGGCCTGGACCACGAGCCGGACGCCGTCCTGGTCCTGGACCCGGTAGAGGAAGGAAACGGCGACGACGGCGGCAGCCACCGCGCGACGCTGTACTTCCGGCCGCTGGCCGGCAGGGACACCGAACAGTTCTACGCCGACTCCCGCTCCGGCGAGTTCTGGATCGGGGCGCGGCCCACCCTGGAAGAGTTCGAGGCCCGCCTGGGGCTGCCCACCGCCCACATCGACCAGCTCGAGACGGCCATCACCAAGGACGTTGGCGCTCCGGAGATCGGCGGCATCTCCATCCGCCTGGTCCGCAAGGTGGACGAAAATATTGACGCCCTGGTGGACACCGCCCGATATAACACCGCCAAGGACCCGGAAAACCTGGACCTTGAAGTCCTGGATGCCCTGGACGAGAAACTCAGCGAAGCGCTCTCCGAACTGCGGCTGCTCAAAGACGAGTGGGAAATCGAGCAGATGAAGACCGCCGTGTCCGCAACGGTTGAGGGGTTCGAAGAGGTTGTGAAGGCCCTGCCCCGGGCGCTCACGCATGCCCGCGGCGAGCGCGTGGTGGAGGGAGCGTTCTTCGCCCGCGCCCGCGAAGTTGGCAACGAACTGGGCTACGACACCATCGCAGCTTCCGGCAACAACGCCACCGTGCTGCACTGGACCCGCAACACCGGCCGGATCCACGCCGGCGACCTCCTGCTCCTGGACGCCGGTGTGGAGGCGGACTCGCTCTACACGGCGGACATCACCCGGACGATTCCTGCCGGCGGCACGTTCAGCGATATCCAGCGCAAAGTGTACGAAGCAGTCCTGGACGCCGCGGACGCGGGCTTCGCAGCCGCGCAGCCGGGAACGAAATTCCGCGATATCCACACGGCGGCAACCACGGTCCTGGCCGAACGCCTGGCTGAATGGGGCCTGCTGCCGGTCAGCGTGGAAGAAGCGATCAGCCCGGAGGGCCAGCAGCACCGCCGCTGGATGCCACACGGAACCAGCCACCACCTGGGCCTTGACGTGCACGACTGCGCCCAGGCCAAGCGGGAACTGTACCTGGACGGCATCCTCGCCGAAGGCATGGTCTTCACCATCGAACCGGGCCTCTACTTCAAGAAAGAAGACCTGGCCATCCCCGAGGAATACCGCGGCATCGGAGTCAGGATCGAAGACGACGTCCTGATGACGGCCGACGGCCCCCTCAACCTCAGCGCCGCCCTGCCGCGCAAACCGGAGGACATCGAGGACTGGATGGCCGGCATCTACCGGACCGAAGAGGCCTGA
- a CDS encoding PHP domain-containing protein, whose product MRIDLHAHSNVSDGTESPADVMASAARAGLDVVALTDHDSTAGWAAAAAAAVSNGLALVPGMEVSCRTEEGISVHLLSYLHDPTHPGLLEEITKAKDSRLTRAERMVTILAEDYPLTWDDVIHHVAPGATLGRPHIADALVAAGVVEDRSEAFASILTSRSRYFIPHYAPDPATAVELVRAAGGVPVFAHPVATARGRIVGERTYRDMIDAGLAGLEINHRDNPEEGRAFLRRLAAKHGLLVTGSSDYHGTGKPNLLGENLTAPDMLARIEELGTGAAVIRP is encoded by the coding sequence GTGAGGATTGACCTGCATGCCCACTCCAACGTCTCCGATGGTACGGAGTCGCCCGCCGACGTCATGGCCTCGGCCGCCCGCGCGGGCCTGGACGTGGTGGCCCTGACCGACCATGATTCCACAGCGGGTTGGGCCGCGGCTGCCGCAGCCGCCGTCTCGAACGGGCTGGCCCTGGTGCCCGGCATGGAGGTTTCCTGCCGGACGGAGGAAGGCATCAGCGTCCACCTCCTGAGCTACCTGCACGACCCCACCCATCCGGGCCTGTTGGAGGAGATCACCAAGGCGAAGGATTCCCGCCTGACCCGCGCTGAACGGATGGTCACCATCCTGGCCGAGGACTACCCGCTCACGTGGGACGACGTGATCCACCACGTGGCACCCGGCGCCACCCTCGGCCGGCCGCACATCGCTGATGCCCTGGTTGCAGCGGGCGTGGTGGAGGACCGCTCCGAGGCCTTTGCCTCGATCCTCACCTCCCGGTCGCGGTACTTCATCCCGCACTACGCACCGGACCCGGCCACCGCCGTCGAACTTGTCCGTGCCGCGGGCGGCGTGCCCGTCTTTGCCCACCCGGTTGCCACGGCCAGAGGACGGATCGTGGGGGAGCGGACCTACCGCGACATGATCGACGCCGGCCTGGCCGGCCTGGAGATCAACCACCGGGACAATCCGGAAGAGGGCCGGGCGTTTTTGCGCCGGCTCGCTGCCAAGCACGGCCTGCTGGTCACCGGCTCCTCCGACTACCACGGCACGGGCAAGCCCAACCTGCTTGGCGAGAACCTCACTGCCCCCGACATGCTGGCACGGATCGAGGAGCTTGGCACCGGAGCCGCCGTCATCCGCCCCTAG
- a CDS encoding DNA methyltransferase, protein MTDTVWAPDGGSLVVHADNADYLPTLPDGAFTLIYVDPPFNTGRPQQRQETRMVANAEGGGDRVGFKGRSYDTIKGALHRYDDAFSDYWSFLEPRLVEAWRLLADDGTLYLHLDYREVHYAKVMLDAIFGRECFLNEIIWAYDYGARAKNRWPTKHDNILVYVKNPAKYHFDSAEVDREPYMAPGLVTPAKRELGKLPTDVWWHTIVSPTGKEKTGYPTQKPEGLVRRVVAASSRPGDWCLDFFAGSGTLGAVAAKLGRKFVCVDQNQPAIDIMAKRLGAHATMTSFRPN, encoded by the coding sequence ATGACAGACACTGTCTGGGCGCCGGACGGCGGCAGCCTGGTGGTGCACGCGGACAACGCGGACTACCTCCCCACGCTGCCGGACGGCGCCTTCACACTGATCTATGTGGATCCGCCCTTCAACACGGGCAGGCCGCAGCAGCGGCAGGAAACCCGGATGGTGGCCAACGCCGAAGGCGGCGGGGACCGGGTGGGTTTCAAGGGCCGCTCCTATGACACCATCAAGGGCGCCCTGCACCGTTACGACGACGCCTTCAGCGACTACTGGTCCTTCCTGGAACCGCGGCTCGTGGAGGCCTGGCGCCTGCTGGCCGATGACGGCACCCTGTACCTGCACCTGGACTACCGCGAGGTGCACTACGCCAAGGTGATGCTGGATGCGATCTTTGGCCGGGAGTGCTTCCTGAACGAGATCATCTGGGCCTACGACTACGGCGCCCGGGCAAAGAACCGGTGGCCCACCAAGCACGACAACATCCTGGTGTATGTCAAGAATCCTGCGAAGTACCACTTCGACAGCGCCGAGGTTGACCGGGAACCCTACATGGCCCCCGGGCTGGTGACGCCCGCCAAGCGCGAACTGGGCAAGCTGCCTACCGACGTCTGGTGGCACACCATCGTCTCACCCACCGGCAAGGAGAAGACCGGGTACCCCACCCAGAAGCCCGAAGGCCTGGTCCGCCGGGTCGTCGCCGCCTCCAGCCGCCCTGGCGACTGGTGCCTGGACTTCTTTGCCGGGTCCGGCACCCTGGGCGCCGTGGCCGCGAAGCTCGGCCGGAAGTTCGTGTGCGTGGACCAGAACCAGCCGGCGATCGACATCATGGCCAAAAGGCTCGGTGCGCACGCCACCATGACGTCATTCCGGCCAAACTAG
- a CDS encoding DEAD/DEAH box helicase gives MSELHTHQLLTDASGTETIEPEETIISDETPHEIAEKSFADYNVREDIVESLADAGITHPFPIQAMTLPVALAGHDIIGQAKTGTGKTLGFGIPALQRVIGQDDPGYAKLAVPGAPQALVIVPTRELAVQVANDLQTASRKRNARITTIYGGRAYEPQVEALKQGVEVVVGTPGRLIDLYKQKHLSLKNVKLVVLDEADEMLDLGFLPDVETLIAGTPAVRQTLLFSATMPGPVIAMARRYMTQPTHIRAADPEDEGLTKRDIRQLIYRAHSMDKTEVVARILQARGRGRTIIFTKTKRTAAKVAEELVDRGFAAAAIHGDLGQGAREQALRAFRNNKVDVLVATDVAARGIDVDDVTHVINYQCVEDEKIYLHRVGRTGRAGNKGTAVTFVDWDDMPRWALINKALGLSVPEPVETYSSSPHLYTDLDIPEGTKGRLPRDKRTLAGVDAEVLEDLGETGKKNSRGGRDASRSRDRDGRGRGKDDAGKTGGRDSARSGERRRRTSDSAAPAAEAAAPTTDGDQPSRTRRPRTRTRRRNGEVVAAADKGNQPGSAEG, from the coding sequence GTGAGTGAATTGCATACCCACCAACTCCTGACCGATGCGTCCGGCACCGAGACCATCGAGCCGGAAGAGACCATCATCTCGGACGAGACACCGCATGAGATCGCGGAGAAGTCTTTTGCCGACTACAACGTCCGTGAAGACATCGTGGAGTCCCTGGCCGACGCCGGGATCACGCACCCCTTCCCCATCCAGGCCATGACCTTGCCGGTGGCCCTGGCCGGGCACGACATCATTGGCCAGGCCAAGACCGGTACCGGCAAGACCCTGGGCTTCGGCATTCCGGCGCTGCAGCGGGTCATCGGCCAGGACGATCCCGGCTACGCCAAGTTGGCCGTGCCCGGCGCCCCGCAGGCCCTGGTCATTGTCCCCACCCGTGAACTGGCCGTTCAGGTGGCGAACGACCTCCAGACGGCGTCCCGCAAGCGCAACGCCCGGATCACCACCATCTACGGCGGCCGTGCCTACGAGCCGCAGGTGGAAGCGTTGAAGCAGGGCGTCGAGGTAGTGGTGGGCACCCCCGGGCGCCTGATCGACCTGTATAAGCAGAAGCACCTGAGCCTGAAGAACGTGAAGCTCGTGGTGCTGGACGAAGCCGACGAAATGCTGGACCTTGGCTTCCTGCCAGACGTTGAGACTCTCATCGCCGGAACCCCGGCCGTCCGCCAGACACTCCTGTTCTCGGCGACGATGCCCGGCCCCGTCATCGCGATGGCACGCCGCTACATGACCCAGCCCACGCACATCCGCGCCGCAGATCCCGAGGATGAGGGCCTGACCAAGCGGGACATCCGCCAGCTCATCTACCGTGCACATAGCATGGACAAGACCGAAGTCGTGGCCCGTATCCTGCAGGCACGCGGGCGCGGCCGGACCATCATCTTCACCAAGACCAAGCGCACCGCTGCCAAGGTGGCCGAGGAACTGGTGGACCGCGGCTTCGCGGCCGCAGCAATCCACGGCGACCTGGGCCAGGGCGCCCGTGAGCAGGCACTCCGGGCATTCCGCAACAACAAGGTGGATGTGCTGGTGGCAACCGACGTTGCCGCCCGCGGCATCGACGTGGACGATGTCACCCACGTGATCAACTACCAGTGCGTCGAGGACGAAAAGATCTACCTGCACCGGGTGGGCCGCACCGGCCGCGCCGGCAACAAGGGCACCGCCGTCACGTTCGTTGACTGGGACGACATGCCGCGCTGGGCGCTGATCAACAAGGCCCTGGGCCTGAGTGTCCCCGAACCGGTGGAAACCTATTCCTCTTCGCCGCACCTCTACACCGACCTTGACATCCCCGAAGGAACCAAGGGCCGCCTTCCGCGTGACAAGCGGACCCTGGCCGGCGTTGACGCCGAGGTGCTTGAGGACCTGGGTGAAACCGGCAAGAAGAACAGCCGCGGCGGCCGCGACGCTTCCCGTTCACGCGACCGGGACGGACGGGGACGAGGCAAGGACGACGCCGGCAAGACAGGCGGCCGGGACTCCGCCCGCTCGGGTGAGCGCCGTCGTCGTACCTCCGACTCCGCCGCGCCTGCCGCCGAAGCCGCCGCCCCCACAACCGACGGCGACCAGCCGTCGCGCACCCGCCGCCCCAGGACCCGCACGCGCCGCCGCAACGGCGAAGTGGTTGCCGCCGCGGACAAGGGCAACCAGCCCGGCAGCGCCGAGGGCTAA
- the thiE gene encoding thiamine phosphate synthase, with translation MSPSSVPALEAARLYLCTDARRDRGDFARFVDAAFAGGVDIIQLRDKSIEAAEELDLLAVLKETAVRHGRLWAVNDRADIAVLSGAPVFHIGQKDLPLAAARTLVNGNAAIGLSSHSPDQVDAALTAAAGPSHLDYFCVGPVWATPTKPGRTAVGLELVKYAAQASMEASDPVPWFAIGGIDHGNVHQVAEAGARRIVVVRAVTEAPDPAAAAASLLDALDAAAPGPA, from the coding sequence ATGTCCCCCTCATCTGTTCCTGCCCTCGAGGCGGCCCGCCTGTACCTCTGCACGGATGCGCGGCGGGACCGCGGCGACTTTGCCCGGTTCGTGGATGCCGCGTTCGCCGGCGGCGTGGACATCATCCAGTTGCGCGACAAGTCCATCGAGGCTGCAGAGGAACTGGACCTGCTGGCGGTCTTGAAGGAGACGGCGGTGCGCCATGGGCGGCTGTGGGCCGTCAATGACCGCGCGGACATCGCGGTTTTGTCCGGGGCACCGGTATTCCACATCGGCCAGAAGGACCTTCCGTTGGCGGCGGCCCGGACGCTGGTCAACGGCAACGCAGCCATCGGGCTCTCCAGCCACAGCCCCGACCAGGTGGATGCCGCCCTCACAGCAGCTGCCGGCCCTTCCCACCTGGACTACTTTTGTGTGGGCCCCGTCTGGGCCACGCCCACCAAACCCGGCCGGACCGCCGTCGGGCTGGAATTGGTGAAGTACGCCGCCCAAGCTTCCATGGAGGCGTCAGACCCGGTGCCGTGGTTCGCCATCGGCGGCATCGACCACGGGAACGTGCACCAGGTGGCGGAGGCGGGTGCCCGCAGGATCGTAGTGGTCCGCGCCGTTACCGAAGCCCCGGATCCCGCGGCCGCTGCCGCTTCCCTGCTCGACGCGCTGGACGCCGCCGCACCCGGGCCTGCATAA
- the thiS gene encoding sulfur carrier protein ThiS, with amino-acid sequence MNITLNGNPHTVADGASITTLVSQVTGRPLAPNGQAADGRKLGVAVAHNAQVVPRSQWFGTALADGDDIELVTAVQGG; translated from the coding sequence GTGAATATCACCCTCAACGGAAACCCGCATACGGTGGCAGACGGCGCCTCTATCACCACGCTCGTCAGCCAGGTGACCGGGCGGCCGCTGGCTCCCAATGGCCAGGCGGCGGACGGCAGGAAACTGGGTGTCGCCGTCGCGCACAACGCCCAGGTGGTGCCGCGCAGCCAATGGTTCGGCACCGCGCTCGCCGACGGCGACGACATCGAACTCGTCACAGCAGTACAGGGAGGCTGA